The following coding sequences are from one Brassica napus cultivar Da-Ae unplaced genomic scaffold, Da-Ae ScsIHWf_1920;HRSCAF=2564, whole genome shotgun sequence window:
- the LOC125599598 gene encoding uncharacterized protein LOC125599598: MHIYTTCGVWEFGATTGWVFTADERGARLLLLESTSTLEDFKRMVLEDFDMEEDSLPDLELSYLPNELINTSTCPPVIIANDRQLQNFVCFVQKCVSTRLCVTSKAKVENLNEPDFDLNKSPADSTTAQEEGNSVDRGNEPAPVFVERQCEEKKEKIRRVEVDEDAYHADTMISAKEDVHKMSKFSVLNVVKKGQLFENKTLLKATFEICAMKHNFHYEVIKTDRQLWYVRCEDNACNWCVRAECLQDSEYFIIKKYVGEHTCAPSNKTKPGRTASAKTIGSLIMHRYEGVKEGPKCNDIIQIMLMDHGCEITKSLAWDAREYAVNAVRGIPERSYGKIPKYLHMLREANPGTHSSYEIDSKGRFRYLFIAFGQSLRGFNRVIRRVIVVDGTFLKNKYKGVLLVATAVDGNSNLYPLAFGVVDSENENSWEWFMRQLNSVIADDHHLAFISDRHAAIAKALETVYPTAKHGICIHHLLNNVVTYYHGKGLVGLVAKASKVYRVAEFEKIFANVCNISPAIGKYLRDAEVQKWARCQFSGYRYDIRTTNPAESINSALRSPREYPIIPLLDSIREMLTRWFYNRKKKISKHNHPLTEDVEKKIERRTEKGKRFAVYPVSDGRLLVRGDKIDCLVDLDRRTCSCGKYNLMKIPCRHAIKAGFHVGRQPHTLTDLFYTTEAWREAYHESINPIAVPEDAWSMPEDVVVDNVLPPESRKSVGRNRKRRYETVEDKLRSSQTSQKRQPRKCSRCGISGHNRATCKIPI, translated from the coding sequence atgcatatctatacaACATGTGGTGTTTGGGAGTTTGGAGCAACCACGGGATGGGTTTTTACGGCTGATGAGAGAGGGGCTAGGCTACTGTTATTGGAATCAACTTCTACCTTAGAGGATTTTAAAAGAATGGTTTTGGAAGattttgatatggaagaagatagcTTACCCGATTTGGAGTTGAGTTATCTACCTAATGAGTTGATCAATACATCAACTTGTCCGcctgtgatcattgcaaatgATCGACAGCTTcagaattttgtttgttttgttcaaaAGTGTGTTTCTACTCGATTGTGTGTAACATCTAAAGCCAAAGTTGAGAATCTGAATGAACCAGACTTTGATCTTAACAAGTCGCCAGCTGATTCAACTACTGCTCAAGAGGAGGGAAACTCGGTTGATAGGGGGAATGAACCAGCTCCTGTGTTTGTTGAGAGGCAGTGcgaggaaaagaaagaaaagattagaAGAGTCGAAGTTGATGAGGATGCCTATCATGCCGATACCATGATCTCGGCCAAAGAGGACGTACATAAGATGTCAAAGTTTTCTGTGCTCAATGTTGTTAAGAAGGGACAATTGTTTGAGAACAAAACTTTGCTGAAGGCGACTTTTGAGATATGTGCAATGAAGCATAACTTTCACTATGAGGTTATCAAAACGGATAGACAACTTTGGTACGTTAGATGTGAGGATAATGCATGCAATTGGTGTGTTCGAGCAGAGTGTTTGCAGGATTCTGAATATTTCATTATCAAAAAGTATGTCGGTgaacatacatgtgcaccttcaaacaaaaccaaaccgggTAGGACTGCTTCGGCCAAAACTATAGGCAGTCTGATTATGCATAGGTATGAAGGGGTTAAGGAAGGGCCGAAATGCAATGATATAATACAGATTATGCTTATGGATCATGGCTGTGAGATCACGAAATCTTTAGCATGGGATGCTCGTGAATATGCGGTTAATGCTGTTAGAGGTATACCAGAGAGAAGTTATGGAAAAATACCGAAATACTTGCACATGCTCAGAGAGGCTAATCCGGGAACACATTCATCGTATGAGATTGACAGCAAAGGGAGATTTCGGTACCTGTTTATTGCATTTGGGCAATCGCTACGAGGATTTAACAGAGTCATAAGGAGGGTTATTGTGGTTGATGGCACTTTTCTGAAGAACAAATACAAAGGAGTTCTATTGGTTGCAACTGCTGTAGACGGAAATTCTAATTTGTATCCTCTTGCATTCGGAGTAGTCGACTCAGAGAATGAAaattcttgggaatggtttatgaGACAACTAAATAGTGTCATTGCTGATGATCATCATTTGGCTTTCATTTCGGATAGACATGCGGCCATTGCTAAGGCGCTTGAGACTGTGTATCCAACAGCTAAACATGGTATTTGCATTCAtcatttgttgaataatgtgGTAACATATTACCATGGGAAAGGACTTGTTGGGTTGGTTGCAAAGGCGTCCAAGGTTTATAGAGTTGCTGAGTTTGAAAAGATATTTGCTAATGTGTGTAATATCAGTCCGGCAATTGGAAAATACCTAAGGGATGCTGAAGTCCAAAAGTGGGCAAGATGTCAATTCTCTGGATATAGATATGACATAAGGACAACAAACCCTGCCGAATCCATCAACTCTGCTTTGCGTTCGCCGAGAGAGTATCCAATCATTCCCTTGTTGGACAGTATCAGAGAAATGCTGACTCGGTGGTTTTATAACCGTAAGAAAAAGATTTCAAAGCATAATCATCCTCTTACCGAAGATGTGGAGAAAAAGATTGAAAGGAGAACCGAGAAAGGCAAAAGATTTGCAGTTTACCCTGTCAGCGATGGTCGCTTGCTTGTTAGAGGTGATAAAATCGACTGCTTAGTTGATTTGGATAGACGTACTTGCTCATGTGGGAAGTACAACCTGATGAAGATACCTTGTCGGCACGCAATTAAAGCTGGGTTTCATGTTGGCAGACAGCCACACACATTAACTGATTTATTTTACACTACAGAAGCTTGGCGAGAAGCTTATCATGAAAGCATCAATCCTATTGCTGTTCCTGAGGATGCTTGGTCCATGCCAGAAGATGTTGTCGTGGACAATGTGCTACCACCAGAGTCAAGAAAATCAGTTGGAAGGAATAGAAAACGGAGATATGAAACTGTTGAAGATAAACTTCGGTCATCGCAAACATCACAAAAGAGGCAGCCTCGCAAGTGTAGTAGATGTGGTATTAGTGGGCACAACAGAGCAACTTGTAAAATACCAATATAG